From the Chloroflexota bacterium genome, one window contains:
- a CDS encoding response regulator — MRDLLRATLARASCTLLFARSGQEALAMARKERPAVILLDVVMPDMLGWEVLREVKADPATRPARVLMLTGLARKAVFRVAFDLGADGFLAKPFTPTEAYQRVQDLLRLAAKTASAAELTPEQENAFSGLFDKQ, encoded by the coding sequence ATGCGCGATCTCCTCCGCGCCACGCTGGCGCGCGCCAGCTGCACATTGCTCTTTGCCAGGAGCGGCCAGGAGGCTCTGGCCATGGCCAGGAAGGAACGCCCTGCGGTCATCCTTCTGGACGTGGTGATGCCGGACATGCTTGGCTGGGAGGTCTTGCGTGAGGTGAAGGCCGATCCGGCAACGCGGCCCGCCCGTGTGTTGATGCTGACGGGGCTTGCTCGGAAGGCGGTCTTTCGGGTCGCCTTTGACTTGGGCGCTGACGGTTTCCTTGCGAAGCCATTCACCCCAACAGAGGCGTATCAGCGGGTGCAGGACTTGCTCCGGCTTGCGGCCAAGACGGCATCGGCCGCCGAGCTCACCCCCGAGCAAGAGAACGCCTTTTCAGGGCTGTTCGATAAGCAGTGA